The sequence below is a genomic window from Rhodococcus sp. 4CII.
CGACATCCTCGGATACGACGAAGACCGCGTGCGCGACCTGATCGAGAGCGGAGTGATGAAGTGATCGACGATTCTTGGAGGGCAAAGTGGCAGGCCGCGCAAGATGCCGTCGGCCAGGACCTTTCCGATGGTGCCACGCGATGGGGAGCCGATCGAATCGAAGCAGCAGTAGTCCGCCGTTACGTCGAGCCACTCGAGATCGGCACCCTGATCCACACGGAGAAGGAGGCTGCGGTCGCCGCCGGCTACCCGGGTTTGGTCGCGCCGGCAACGGGCGCCCTGGCGTTCTCATTGCCTGCCATGTGGTCGCCGGGCGAGGAGACTCTTTGGAAAAGTAGCGAACGGAACGCCCAGCCCGCGCGCACACCGATCAACAACGAAGACCCGGGGCCGATTCCGCGTACCGAGGGGTTCTTCGCGACCGACATCGAGGCCGACTTCCTGCGGCCGGTCGA
It includes:
- a CDS encoding MaoC family dehydratase N-terminal domain-containing protein; protein product: MIDDSWRAKWQAAQDAVGQDLSDGATRWGADRIEAAVVRRYVEPLEIGTLIHTEKEAAVAAGYPGLVAPATGALAFSLPAMWSPGEETLWKSSERNAQPARTPINNEDPGPIPRTEGFFATDIEADFLRPVEIGERVGTKGRHLLSCVLKETSVGRGAFMTVESQIVSDRGDTVARLRTTLFAFDPIPEERMSEHVEAGANG